From Arachis hypogaea cultivar Tifrunner chromosome 3, arahy.Tifrunner.gnm2.J5K5, whole genome shotgun sequence:
AACCAACTTCCTTAAGCTTTTCACGCTCACCTTCTCTGTAACTCGGGATCAATCATCACTTTCTTCTGCATCGAGAACCAGTTACATATTTACATTGcaatctttttctctttttgtttgtgTGATTACCAAAAGAAAAATTATGCGTTAATGTTCATGGGCCAATGGAACCCCAACACTAAATTAAAAGTTGGTGCCCCATGGTTTGTTGGGCTTCCATTTTCAATGCATTGTACATTTTGGACCAAAATAAGCTACTAGTTCAAATCTAGGCCTGAAAGTTGAGAACCCAAGACaactcaacaaaaacaaaaacaaagcgaCCAGGCAAGAGTAAGATGTGCAGAGGATGTAACGGTGATACTTTTTAGGGTCCAAAGCCCATGTGTATTTAAAATGGAGAGTTCTAGACACGGAGCCCATTTTCCATTTGGGATCATGATTATATAGCACTAGATGATGAAACGTAAGTGGGGTCCGAAGAAACGTGCTAGGGTTTTTAGATATGAGAAGTGAGCCAATAAATCTTAACTCACATGGCATATTTTTTCTTCCCGATTTTAAAGGTATTAAATTTAAATTCCATCAATTGCAATCTAGAAGAAAAATCTAATAAATGTGTAAAGAGTGTAGGAATATACTGtatatttagaattaaaaattgtCCAATTCAtctgagaaaaaaatatatataagaagtgGATCCCATCTCATTCAAGCCAATAAGTTAAGGAATCCCAGTGACCCGCCAATCATCATATAGTTACATTTCATGAatgaattcacaaataaatttacCGAGAGCACCACTCTTTCATCGCTGCTTCATTGAAGAGCGAGCCAGCTAAGCTACCTAAATAAGGTTGAATTAAtagaactaaaaatttaaaaattgaaagttgaacccactacaagaaaatagagttattttgacactttattttttaacaccataattaaatgtcaaaattaatatatatttttgacaaatatcacaaatgtcaaattttctatattttcttgacgaaaaatttgaccgtagaaaattactcctcaattttgacactcatttgttttcaatttactctactattttttttttctttgggctctgttaattttgacatcatactgctctcagtttaggattatactactcattctttatcttcaaaatctcaatttattctttagtttcaagatcacatctcattctttgttaaaattttttgttgagaatattttatagttaataagtatcaaaataaatagtatttttgacaattaataagtatcacaaaaaatatgttctcaaaattttctaacaaattatttttgacagccaatatttatcaaaataagatttaaatttttttcacaatcgcttatatgttaaaaatactatttttgacaaagtAAGGTGAATTGTCCATCATCTTTTACTATACAAAATTGAAAGGGACCTAGAAAGAactagatgaattcatacccatatCAATTTATGCCTACTTGAGTAATTGTAGTTATGGATTAGACATAATGAGACAATATAGGTTGCAATTTTATATGATTCATTTTTTTAGAAGTCTAAAAACATCTCCAACGATGAACAAATGAAGGATTCGTTTACTATTGTCTGACAAAAGATGAAGACCAATTGTTAGAGCAAAATAAAGATAAGTTCCAGTACATTTTTCAAAACAAGCAAGGCCCTACTCAAAGAGACTTGGTTTGTTTTCATTTTAATCAATCATATTTTAACATGtggcaattaaattaaaaaaaattaaataatatgatattaatataataactaaCGCTGGAGAATATGTTAACCATTAATATATTTAACTTTacgtatataattaaatattataattatttataaattaaatatgatttaagtatttaatatagttatttaaaaattatattaaataattaaattatatttaatttatcaataattataataattaattataattctattaattaataatttatattaattatttaaatcataattagtataagtaattaaattaatattgaatattaattatattattatattaaattagccaTTGTAAAATTAGCCGTTGGAAATTAGCCGTTACTATGTTATCTTTATCATtaacaaattaatattttgttactctatatataccacttagatacacttctattctcacactttctactacttttcttcatcttcttccaagtttacaaaatcaaagttctattaatattattttttgttcgaaaGAATGGATCTAAATCAACtcaactctttcttcaattatttacaaaacttttctcaaattccaaagacccaacaatctcaaaccgcaaactctcaagttccaaatcaaaacttcacactaccgaatacatttcaaaatctaaatccacaaaatctttctaatttcaattttcaagctctttataataatcaatttcccTTGTTCCAAccacaaaatcaaaattcacaaacaccacattttccattttcatccatatttaacccctctatcggaaatgttactccaactttcttgccatttctaactcaattcagtgcatcaagacataacacatctggtgttggtggctcttctCACCCATCTTCTCAGACTCCTATACAATCTAGTCCAAATTCACAATATTCAGATTTTGCCAACCCTCGTGGATTAGATCCTATCAAcctcaatgatgatgatattgaagatCGGAGGCAAGATAGTATTCAACATTGGCATTGTAAGGAGGATGAGATGCTGATCAGTGCATGGTTAAATGTTTCAACTGACCCTATAGTTGGTACCGatcaaaaggaaaaatattttggagtcgaattcatagatattgtgtagaattttgcTCCAACATGACAAGGAGGTTGTTGCATGTAAGAAATGATGGTATAAGATCAACAAGGCTGTTGCACAATTTGCTGGTTGCTACGATCAAGCTAGTCGAAACATAAGGAGTGGTTCGAACGCTGATGTTATAAAGGAGTTGGCCTATAAACTTTATTCCACAAATTATGGTCAAAAATTCACTTTTGAGAGGCATTGGAACGTGCTTCGGTTAGAGCAAAAACGGAAAAGCCAACTACCTACACAGAGTGGCGGCTTGAAAAGAACCAAAGTTAGTGCAACTGGAGCATACTCATTCTCATCAAACCCATAAACATCATTGACTGATGAATCCGGTGTGGACTCTCCCGTTCGCCCACAAAGATCAAAGAAAAGCAAACGAAAAGGTAAGGGAAAAGCAAAAATTTCTGAAGATTTTAGCGAAAAGAAATCATCGGTTATTAAAAATTATCTCTCATAGAAGATAttaagaatgttagagaaaaGAAACTAATGGataggaaaaaagaaagagaaaaggagaGAAAACATAGAGCAAAGATTATGGCAATCAAAGAGAAGGAGTTGCAAATTCAAGcggcaatgaaagaacaagaattacaagctcaagcggcaatgaaagaacaagaattacaaactcaaaggtatattaaagaaatggagataaatgcaaaagaaaggaaaatagaaaGGATGACCAAGGAAAGAGAAAGGgaaatggatatgcaaatacttaatgctgacacgtctacaatgagtgaaaaatgacgagctcttcatgagattgcatgtgagaaaataatCACCAAGTGGTTTATTTAATGGTTTCTTGTATTCGTAGAGTTACgtagtatgttcttatttttattgcgtATTACTGGTATGTAAtgtagtttgttttatttatttttgatgtaattttttaaattagtcaatattattgtgCCATTATTGTTCATGAAAGTGACCGTTGAAAAACTAGCCGTTAagtagccgttgcaaaactagctgttaagtagccgttgcaaaactagccatTGAGGAGTAGGTACTTATTGCAGACACACTTATAAAAATCAACTATCAATGACTCTACAACTCCACTTCAACTCTTCTTTCTCACCTCGAAAGAgaactaaaaattacatttctagatatggctagaaattttgatgatatgttgatgaacggatttttgatgatttagaatttcacaaatgaattctcgttgcaagtatagtttctaaaccaatcactaatcctttcatacaaaaagttgtttgtcactaaaacaaacccctaaatttataaaccgaagtattggacctcgggtcattctccctaggaattgtaatgaagtgtcttgttattggttgtgagttatatttggggttttgataagaagcatgaaagataaatgacaagaaagtaaactaaggcctaaaaagatcttggcaagggttggtggtcaaggatctctatcctaatcactaaccacaatatgagaattggcaaggattaatatcattaaatcatcctctaactagtagtaaaggaaagtcaaatgagctatatcaatcctagtccataagtcctaactctccactaattcaattagtgagaactagagtcaatggctcccaatcatcaatcacttggacattagtaactcaagaggtcctaagttacctttccaagccaagagtaaaaattctactctaaaatccaaccaagcatttcatcaaacacttggaaggcataaaaggaaaacatagtaaatcaacaacaagaacaaaacctaacaacaattattgcaaggaattaataacaacaaatcaaaaggaacacaattattatgatttaccttgaattgaattgaaagagaaaggaaggaacaaaagtagatctacaccaaaacacaagaacaacataaaggaaattacaacaaaagaatagaggaagatgaatgtaacaacaaggaattgaaaggtagaagtagaagaagatgaataaaacctagatctaagaattaaacctaatcctaatcctaattctagagagaagtgagagcttctctctctagaaactacttctaaaactaaactatactAATGGTTAAAAGTTcagttgattcctcttcaatccttggcttaaatagcattagaaatgagttggattgggcccacaaggcttctaaaatcgctggccacgttttgcttcaagtggactaggtggcagcaacggcgcgtgcgcgtactatgcgcgtgcgcgccaccatacgtgtagcaacttatggaaaatcttatatcgttgcgaagctccggatgttagctttctaacccaactagaaccgcatcatttggacctctatagctcaagttatggtcgtttaagtgcgaagaggtcggcttgacagctttccggttctttcatttcttcatgagttcttcaacttttcatgctttctttcttcattcccttgatccaatctttgcctcctaaaccttaaatcacttaacaaacatatcaaggcatctaatggaataaaggagaattagatttagctattttaagacctaaaaagcatgttttcactcttaagcacaattaaaggagaagttataaaaccatgctatttcaatggataaatgtgggtaaaaggttataaaatcccctaaaataaacacaagataaaccgtcaaaatggggtttgtcaacctccccacacttaaaccaagcatgtcctcatgcttaaaccaagaaaaagcaaagggatcaacatttattcaaagcaaagaaactatatgcatgcaactaaatgcaaaatgattctacctacttggttaaaaataaatcaatctccaagacatacatgcacaagtagggcttaAGATCATAGAACGAttcatgagtcctaccaattgaagtataaacatgaagttcacatagatttgcaagaagaacgctcgtgaaagccgggaatcaaggaattgagcatcgaaccctcaccggaagtgtttgcactctagtcactcGGTGTTTGggattgattcactcaattctcccctaatcatgctttccaagatttgtttttcttctaacaatcaacaattattcaatgcacgcatacaattatcatgaggtcttttctttaggttgtaatggggctagggttaaggtaggatgaatatttggtcaagtgagcttgaagtttgaatctttgataggcttagacttccccacataacctatataatgacctaatacaattaagtactaatctaactacccattgcATTTCCTTTTttgattcacattccatatgcattgattctttattgtttgagcttcactttggggcattttgtcccctttttattgttttttttttctttttctttcttttctatttttttttcttttcttttttttcttttctttttttctttttttcacttttatttctttttcttttcattttttttctttcaaactatacataagaacatcaatgcataagatctatacatttaatcaatacatgggtatgtacccaattctccaatataaaaatacaaaacacaaacaccctcttatcccaaccaatgtcccaaagttctcacacttgaatgatactcacatacACTggcccaagctaatcaaagatccaaataaggacttttattgtttttcgctttaaggcttgtaatgtgctaaattaagaacaaagtgggttaatcgtaggctcaaatttggctaacaaaggaagataaaaggtaaggccatttgggtaagtgagctaatgaaatgatggcctcaatcatataaatgcatgaatacacaaaataatggacataaagaatcaaacaaatcaaagattacaatcataggaagagaataatgcacacaagaaggaaaaataagtggttataagatgtaaccacatcattaggctcaaaactcgcaagcttgtgttcttagctcaaaaaccgtgttccaaaatacattctttcaagcaagttcaacaaaaaaattttcaaattggtagggtgccctaaaacggtttcttgggaaagaaatcatcatcctaaccaagtagtcctaataaaaagaagtggtaaaaatatgtacaaattctaactaacatgcaacctatcatgcaaatgtaattggtgttgaaagagaaaatcgttacccatggagatcggtcggacgacctccccacacttgaagatcgcaccgtcctcggtgcatgcaaagaagagcaaggtggatgggttgctataattgatgagctccgtcaaaaggttgtgcggatgacttgtttgttgccccatttgaaagcttttcctttctccctccttggtggccaacctaaaaggatagaaaaggaaaggaatattaggcctataacaaagatatcaaagcaaatagaacataggcgggggctaatgccaaataaaggtatggttctctactacatggtagctacaacatgtagaggagaaaacaataagagaaaatggcatatcaatgatacttgatgcaagagtaaagttaaagtatGAAaaacatattgagcatcaagatcaaataagaattgacacaaacaagataaGTGATAAGCAGGAGGGCATTTGGTCCCAACCTGactcaatgatgatgaagcacaaaaacaaaggataatgagttaggaaggactaaagcactacctTGTGTGTGGAACAAAACATTTCAATTAATGTTAAACAGGTCacaaagcaccaaaataatgcaagaatttctcaacaattgagtgtaagaatccaacaccattattgaaatgacacttagaaaaaaactgaaaacatgctatagaaacaaaatgaaaatggaaagagtagaagtatgcgaatgcagtgaacaaaagaaaatggaagatgagaaaaaaactcattttttttaccgacgcgtgcgcgtcatgcacgtttaCGCGTCGATGGGCAAATTGGTTGAAGGACGCATACGCGCCAGGTGTGCGCTTGCGTGCatcgagttaggccggaggcataatgttggcccaaaagtggcacaactctcggataaaagtaccgggggtgcattttgtgcaatcgacgcgcgcgcgcacagtgtgcgtgcgcgtgcatgccaatttaagatcatgtgcgcgtacgcgccaggtgcgctcacgcgtgcatagacttgtgcctTAGACCCAttgttcgcacagtgcaggcctaactctcggttttttggctggaggtgaaattttgcatccacgcgtacgcgtacagtgcgcgtccgcgtggatggtcgaaaaatgctcaggtgcgcgtacgtgtcatgtgcgcgcgcgcgtggatggtgttatgtttttcaaaatttttctatatttttgcaccaatccaagcattccaaacctccaaacagctaccaaaacaccctaaaaccttattcaacatactatattactaactaaactcaataaaacaataaaaacaagaaattaaactaattctaccaatatgtacaaagaaagaaaatgaaaagatgttaccatggtggggtgtctcccacctagcacttttgtttattgttcttaagttggacttatggggagctcctctcaaggtggcttgtgcttgtactcatcttggaactcccaccaatgcttggttctccattgtgccccaagatttcctatgggttgagccaagtgttgatggagttcttcaaaagcttggggctcccaatgttgatcctctttttgtgatctgggatcccacactttattttcacacccgtcttaaggttgatcatcattattagtccatccgggtggtgaacaagatgaattctctatgaagtgcccaacaatcctcctagacccatctatttgagcactactccaacctttatatctcatgtttgatgcatcaaccataatgagccttgatttgtaaCGCCCACCACAAAACATCTTTCGCTTATGCTTCATCccgcaaagcatcctaagttgaccatccgtttcaagcaagccatactcaagtgggacaataaagctaatagaaatgaattttacctacccaagtgaaggagtagatggcaacctacgcaaagatgcttccaaagatcttgacaaagcgtattccactcccatccttctatttctaaggacttccacctcttcacaagatttttcTAATTCAATCATTTGTTCATtaatactatctaagccttttctcttaatcaaactataattgggagggtgaaagaagtttacctccacaacattttcaaatgcaccgggagaaggttcttcaagttcaaaggattctccaccactaggacttgatgcttgctcttcattgccgtgggaactcaattctttctctatcccatccaagtcttcatatggaatatgccttggaaggtgtgcactttcctccctagcatcaatttcaatcatcttggaggagttttcttcaactctatgttcccatggaggctccgcatctcctaagtcttctaccacttcttccttgtcttcaacaattaaagcttcctccaattgttccaatacaaagcaacttccctcatttcccaccggagtttccaatctctccttcatgctatgttcttcatttgattctccacatgtagccgtgggagttccttgagtgttcaagcattgggaggctagttgatttgttaccgcatccaaggcggccataaaattttgcacatcccttttcatctcttcttgcccttgaacaagaacaccaagggtttcatccattagagattggggtgggtggaagggttcatcattttgggggaagggttcatagtaggaaggtggttcttcttggtagagttgtggtggttcaatattttccactctttccacttgttgcacaacacactccatggttgcttgaaattgatccaatgcttccttgagatgatccattgactcttgttcctcttggatatcatgagtaggaccatagggctcttggattgaaggacatgagtattcttccatgggaggttgtggcggaaagtagtattcatcttgtggttggaaattttcatataacggaggtggttcatcttgataataatatggagggggtgactcttgaaagggttgatattgtggtggttccatatatggctcatatggctcaaaagttggtcggtgtgatggatatggattagggtcatatgaaggtggttggtaagaagaggcttgtgagtatggttgagaattatgttgagggtatggatcataggcatatggtggtggttcttgaaagtcacaagtagATTCatcatagccattggattgatatgcatcatagaatggctcttcttcatagtgcattggtgggggttgttgccatgaggattgatcataagcatatggctcctcccacctttgattgtcccatccttgatgcatctcttcattgaagttctcatcacctacaacatagttgtaatcacactcatagccaaaatgagaattcatggtgaaaagagaaaataaaactaataacaaataaaggaaacaAAGTCTTACAACTACCAAaagctaacaaacaagcaaaaggtaaacatattcacaatattcacatatatacaataaccaataacacaacaccattgcaattccctggcaacggcgccattttgatgaacagatttttgatggtttagaatttcacaaatgaattctcgttgcaagtatagtttctaaaccaatcactaatcctttcatacaaaaagttgtttgtcactaaaacaaacccctaaatttataaaccgaagtattggacctcgggtcgttctccctaggaattgtaatgaagtgtcttattattggttgtgagttatatttggggttttgataagaagcatgaaagataaatgacaagaaagtaaactaaggcctaaaaagatcttggcaagggttggtggtcaaggatctctatcttaatcactaaccacaatatgagaattggcaaggattaatctcattaaatcatcctctaactagtagtaaaggaaagtcaaatgagctatatcaatcctagtccataagtcctaactctccactaattcaattagtgagaactagagtcaatggcttccaatcatcaatcacttggacattagtaactcaagaggtcctaagttacctttccaagccaagagtaaaaattctactctaaaatccaaccaagcatttcatcaaatacttggaaggcataaaaggaaaacagagtaaatcaacaacaagaacaaaacctaacaacaattattgcaaggaattaataacaacaaatcaaaaggaacacaattattatgatttaccttgaattgaattgaaagagaaaggaaggaacaaaagtagatctacaccaaaacacaagaacaacataaaggaaattacaacaaaagaataaaggaagatgaatgtaacaacaaggaattgaaaggtagaagtaaaagaagatgaataaaacctagatctaagaactaaacctaatcctaatcctaattctagagagaagtgagagcttctctctctagaaactacttctaaaactaaactatactAATGGTTAAAAGTTCAGTTGATTCCTCtttaatccttggcttaaatagcattagaaatgagttggattgggcccacaaggcttctaaaatcgctggccacgttttgcttcaagtggactaggtggcagcaacggcgcgtgcgcgtactatgcgcgtgcgcgccaccatacatgTAGCAACTTATGGAAAATCTTAtattgttgcgaagccccggatgttagctttctaacccaactggaaccgcatcatttggacctctgtagctcaagttatggtcgtttaagtgcgaagaggtcggcttgacagctttccggttctttcatttcttcatgagttctccaacttttcatgctttctttcttcattcccttgatccaatctttgcctcctaaatcttaaatcacttaacaaacatatcaaggcatctaatggaatcaaggagaattagatttagctattttaagacctaaaaagcatgttttcactcttaagcacaattaaaggagaagttataaaaccatgctatttcaatggataaatgtgggtaaaaggttataaaatcccctaaaacaacacaagataaaccgtcaaaatggggtttgtcataTGTTTAATGAGGCTTTATATGACAAAAGAAGATGGCAAGATAACACACTCATAGATAATTGGATCGATGAGTGTTTACTCgaagattcagaagaagaagatatcgatAGAAGCTCTATCCCAACTCCTCGTAGATGGATCAACAGAGATTGAGAAGCAGGACATAATCGCCTTTTTCAAGATTACTTTGCAGATGAACCGGTGTATAATGCTAACATTTTCCGACGGAGATTTCGAATGAGAAAATATGTGTTCCTTCGGATAGTAAACGCTCTCTCAAACGTCTATCCGTATTTCCAATAGAGGGTTgatgcaactggaagaagaggcttgTCACTACTCCAAAAATGTACCGCTGCGATACGAATGTTAGCATATGGCGTAGTAgatgatgttgttgatgattataTATGCATAGGCGAGAGCACTATAATTGAATGCTTGgaaaaatttgttgaaggtgtTATTTCGGTGTTCGAGTATGAATACTTGCAAAAAACAAATCCAAATGACGTACGATGCCTGCTACAAATGACGGAGGGTTGTGGCTTTCCTGGCATGTTGAGTAGCATTGATTACATGCATTGGCAATGAAAAAATTGTCCGAAGGTGTGGAAAGgtatgtacatgagtggttatcATGGGGTTGCAACCATAGTACTTGAGGTTGTAGCATCTTCAGACCTTTGGATATGGCATGCGTTCTTTGGAGTTTCTGGTTCAAATAATGATATCAACGTATTAGATCATTCTCCAGTGTTCGATGATATTCTAAATGACCGTGCTTCGAaggtaaattatactattaatggtaataattatactaTGGAATACTATTTAGCAGATGGTATTTATCCTGAATAGGCCAgatttgtcaaatcaatctcaaagccaTAAGGGGAGAAACGTaagttatttgcacaataccaagaagggcaaagaaaAGATGTGGAGTGAGCATTTGGAGTGTTGCAAGCACGCTTTGCAATTATACGTGGTCCAGCTCACTTTTGGGAAAAGAAGAAGTTTGTCAACATAATAagagcttgtattatattgcataatatgattgttgaggataAAAGAGACACTTATGCAGGAAATTTTGCTCAAAGCTGAGAGTATGATGATGTTgaaaatggcttatcacaacctcagCTAGGAGAAGAAGATTTTGCACCATATCATCAATTTCTTCAAAGAAATGCCCAACTTCAAAATAGGCAGCAACATagacaattgaaagaggacttgattgaacacatatggcaatttcataatgcttgtcgtcaactatagagtttaattatgtttttatttgtattaagtatttttacaaattagtgtaatcccgaattatatattgtgt
This genomic window contains:
- the LOC140183411 gene encoding uncharacterized protein — encoded protein: MLAYGVVDDVVDDYICIGESTIIECLEKFVEGVISVFEYEYLQKTNPNDVWKGMYMSGYHGVATIVLEVVASSDLWIWHAFFGVSGSNNDINVLDHSPVFDDILNDRASKMVFILNRPDLSNQSQSHKGRNVDHKQELG